TAGCTGATGTTATTCAGAATAAAAGTCAGGACAAAAAGTGCTATTCCGGCAGCAAATATGGTTTTGTATTCGAGTGAACCTTGCACCACATCGCCAAGGCTGACCTGAACAATATAAGTAGTAATGGTTTCTACAGGAACCAAAGGATTGAATGTGAGCCTGGGCTGTTGGCCTGCAGCAATGGCAACTATCATGGTTTCGCCAATTGCACGCGAAATAGCCAGAATCACAGAAACAAAAAT
This genomic stretch from Sphingobacteriales bacterium harbors:
- a CDS encoding phosphate ABC transporter permease subunit PstC is translated as IFVSVILAISRAIGETMIVAIAAGQQPRLTFNPLVPVETITTYIVQVSLGDVVQGSLEYKTIFAAGIALFVLTFILNNISYYLKKKFTEKYE